From Streptomyces sp. NBC_00775, one genomic window encodes:
- a CDS encoding aromatic amino acid ammonia-lyase codes for MSSRIMDTAHAVTPPASVGLVVLDGRSTGVEDVVRLADGAARPVPGTDAMKRVEESWDAARQIAATGRVYGRSTGVGANRNEDVPTEAAAGHGLRLLRSHAGAIGEELPARQVRAMLAVRANQLLAGGAGLRPTVVTALCEALEAGVYPVVNEFGSVGTGDIAALAQVGLALAGEHPWRGPEGGHSLADLALEGGRSPQDLAPEPQALDNNDALALISSNALTLGQAALALHELRGLIGATQVVAALSLLAVDGSHEAYAAPVHAARPHQGSVEVARRMRELIGAADRPTPPLGRIQDPYGFRCVPQIHGPAHDAADALEGVLAVEINAAAENPLISPEDMAAYHHGGFYQAQLALALDHFRLAVTQVARLSTSRLSTLNEPAYTRLRPFLADHEPASSGVMILEYAAAAALGDLRAFSAPASLGHAVLSRGVEEQASFASLAARQTLRACGAYRLVVGCELVAAVRALRQRDLRPEPELPAGRALELAESVLEPDQADRPLTDDVTAAAALLDRFTDIWRGSAS; via the coding sequence ATGTCGTCTCGAATTATGGACACGGCGCATGCGGTGACACCCCCGGCGTCGGTCGGTCTCGTGGTCCTGGACGGACGCAGCACCGGGGTCGAGGACGTCGTACGGCTCGCCGACGGGGCCGCGCGGCCGGTGCCCGGCACCGATGCGATGAAGCGCGTCGAGGAGTCCTGGGACGCGGCCCGGCAGATCGCCGCGACCGGCCGCGTCTATGGCCGCTCCACCGGCGTCGGCGCCAACCGGAACGAGGACGTGCCCACCGAGGCCGCCGCGGGGCACGGTCTGCGGCTGCTGCGCAGCCACGCCGGCGCCATCGGCGAGGAGCTTCCCGCCCGCCAGGTCCGGGCGATGCTCGCCGTCCGCGCCAACCAGCTCCTCGCCGGCGGCGCGGGCCTGCGCCCCACCGTCGTGACGGCGCTGTGCGAGGCGCTGGAGGCGGGGGTGTATCCCGTCGTGAACGAGTTCGGGTCCGTGGGCACCGGCGACATCGCGGCGCTGGCGCAGGTCGGCCTCGCGCTGGCGGGTGAGCACCCCTGGCGGGGGCCGGAGGGCGGGCACTCCCTCGCGGACCTCGCCCTGGAAGGCGGGCGTTCCCCGCAGGACCTCGCCCCCGAACCCCAGGCCCTCGACAACAACGACGCCCTCGCGCTCATCAGCAGCAACGCGCTCACCCTCGGGCAGGCGGCGCTTGCGTTGCACGAGCTGCGCGGGCTCATCGGGGCCACCCAGGTCGTCGCCGCGCTGTCGCTGCTGGCCGTCGACGGGTCGCACGAGGCGTACGCGGCGCCCGTGCACGCCGCCCGCCCGCACCAGGGCTCGGTGGAAGTGGCCCGCCGGATGCGGGAGTTGATCGGCGCCGCGGACCGGCCGACGCCGCCGCTCGGGCGGATCCAGGACCCGTACGGTTTCCGGTGCGTCCCACAGATCCACGGCCCGGCGCACGACGCCGCGGACGCGCTCGAAGGGGTCCTCGCCGTCGAGATCAACGCCGCCGCCGAGAACCCCCTCATCTCCCCCGAGGACATGGCCGCGTACCACCACGGCGGCTTCTACCAGGCCCAACTCGCCCTCGCCCTGGACCACTTCAGGCTGGCGGTCACCCAGGTGGCGCGTCTGTCGACCTCGCGGCTCTCCACCCTCAACGAGCCCGCCTACACCCGGCTGCGCCCCTTCCTCGCCGACCACGAGCCCGCCTCGTCCGGCGTGATGATCCTCGAGTACGCCGCCGCTGCCGCCCTCGGCGATCTGCGGGCCTTCTCCGCACCCGCCTCGCTCGGGCACGCTGTACTCTCCCGGGGCGTCGAGGAGCAGGCGAGCTTCGCCTCGCTCGCCGCACGTCAGACACTGCGGGCGTGCGGTGCGTACCGTCTCGTCGTCGGCTGTGAACTGGTGGCCGCCGTACGGGCGCTGCGCCAGCGCGACCTGCGGCCCGAACCGGAACTGCCGGCCGGCCGCGCGCTGGAGCTGGCCGAGTCGGTGCTCGAACCGGACCAGGCCGACCGCCCGCTCACGGACGATGTGACGGCGGCGGCCGCACTGCTCGACCGGTTCACGGACATCTGGAGGGGGAGCGCGTCATGA
- a CDS encoding MurR/RpiR family transcriptional regulator has translation MDRSTGVDGDGDRDMGVTDSPAARLQALFEGHRLTPTQRRIAHSMVRRAGDVPFLSSVELAELAGVSQPSVTRFAVALGFDGYPALRKHLREVAPAEPAVDTASYNEYQQAVEAEIENLRHLAEVLADPRPVARAGRLLAASRPLPVLGLRAAASQAYGFAYFAAKVHPDVRLLHESGTMLQDRIDAAVRAGASALLCFALPRHPREVVDSLAYAKEAGLTVVTVADSAFAPVAKVSDLLLPAAVGTGLAFDTACAPMLLGRVLLEAMCDDLPDAQARLEEFDARAAARGLFVE, from the coding sequence ATGGACAGGAGCACGGGCGTGGACGGGGACGGGGACAGGGACATGGGTGTGACGGACAGTCCCGCCGCGCGGCTTCAGGCGCTCTTCGAGGGGCACCGGCTGACGCCGACCCAGCGGCGCATCGCGCACAGCATGGTGCGGCGCGCCGGCGACGTGCCGTTCCTGTCCAGCGTCGAGCTGGCCGAGCTCGCCGGGGTCAGCCAGCCCTCGGTCACCCGCTTCGCGGTCGCGCTCGGCTTCGACGGCTACCCCGCGCTGCGCAAGCACCTGCGTGAGGTCGCGCCCGCCGAACCGGCCGTGGACACCGCCTCGTACAACGAGTACCAGCAGGCCGTCGAGGCCGAGATCGAGAACCTGAGGCATCTCGCGGAGGTGCTCGCCGACCCGCGCCCGGTCGCCAGGGCGGGCCGGCTGCTCGCGGCGTCCCGCCCGCTCCCGGTGCTCGGCCTGCGGGCCGCGGCCTCCCAGGCGTACGGCTTCGCCTACTTCGCCGCCAAGGTCCACCCCGACGTACGGCTGCTGCACGAGAGCGGCACGATGCTCCAGGACCGTATCGACGCGGCGGTCCGGGCCGGGGCGAGCGCCCTGCTGTGCTTCGCCCTGCCCCGGCACCCGCGCGAGGTCGTGGACTCGCTGGCATACGCGAAGGAGGCCGGGCTGACCGTCGTCACGGTCGCGGACTCCGCCTTCGCGCCGGTGGCGAAGGTGTCGGACCTGCTGCTCCCCGCCGCCGTCGGCACCGGCCTCGCCTTCGACACGGCCTGTGCCCCGATGCTGCTGGGCCGCGTCCTGCTGGAGGCGATGTGCGACGACCTGCCGGACGCGCAGGCACGGCTGGAGGAGTTCGACGCGCGGGCCGCCGCACGGGGTCTGTTCGTGGAGTAG
- a CDS encoding roadblock/LC7 domain-containing protein, translating into MAAEPEVLDELHRLRARVPQLTGALAASADGLVLAHDTPGVEPDGLAALTAAALGVAVRMADATGQGDFRELLVRGVHGYVATYAAGASAVLTLLAQDRVNVGRLHLEGRRSGTRIGELVDAATARGEPVAPARAPAKTASPPSRTRTARGTASSRATTQTPNTPTTSES; encoded by the coding sequence ATGGCGGCGGAGCCCGAAGTCCTCGACGAACTGCACCGGCTGAGGGCCCGAGTGCCCCAGCTGACCGGGGCGCTGGCGGCCAGCGCCGACGGTCTGGTCCTCGCCCACGACACCCCCGGCGTGGAGCCGGACGGCCTGGCCGCGCTCACCGCGGCCGCGCTGGGCGTCGCCGTCCGGATGGCGGACGCCACCGGGCAGGGCGACTTCCGCGAGCTGCTGGTGCGCGGCGTCCACGGTTATGTGGCGACGTACGCGGCGGGTGCCTCCGCCGTGCTGACGCTGCTGGCCCAGGACCGGGTCAACGTCGGCCGGCTGCACCTGGAGGGGCGCCGCTCCGGCACCCGGATCGGCGAGCTCGTGGACGCCGCGACGGCGCGCGGCGAACCGGTGGCCCCGGCGCGGGCTCCCGCGAAGACCGCCTCCCCACCCTCACGTACGCGCACGGCGCGCGGCACGGCAAGTTCCCGCGCCACCACCCAGACCCCCAACACCCCCACCACATCGGAAAGTTGA
- a CDS encoding diaminopimelate decarboxylase gives MGDAAGRSGVSSHGWDKEGSDRVARRDEAVRAALEQGLVGPGTPIVALLDVPGIRASAASLRAAFDTVTAPGTPVLHAFAVKATPLVPVLRLLYEQGIGAEVASPGELALARAAGVPPARTVLDSPAKTPAELREALTLGIAVNADNPQELDRIDGLVRSANTRSPLGIRVNPQIGGGSIEALSTATATSKFGVALRDEGAREWIVGAYADRPWLTRLHAHTGSQGMPLSLMARGVAETYALAEEINRRLGRRQVDTIDIGGGLPVNFGSEATGPTYAQYARLLAESVPGLFDGRYGLVTEFGRSLLAKHGTVLARVEYTKSAGGRAVAVTHAGVQVAARTVYAPASWPLRIAAYDAKGRPKAGPDVVQDIAGPACFAGDLLAEGRALPLLEPGDYAAALDTGAYYFAHHYAYNSLARPGIYGFAPDGEGGVRFAVAREPQTLDEIVAESGGAQPSALTGL, from the coding sequence ATGGGCGACGCGGCGGGCAGGTCCGGGGTGTCTTCGCACGGCTGGGACAAGGAGGGCTCCGACCGCGTCGCCCGGCGCGACGAAGCCGTCCGGGCCGCCTTGGAGCAAGGGCTCGTCGGGCCGGGAACCCCCATCGTCGCGCTCCTCGACGTCCCCGGCATCCGGGCCTCGGCGGCCTCCCTGCGGGCCGCCTTCGACACGGTGACCGCTCCCGGCACCCCCGTGCTGCACGCCTTCGCGGTGAAGGCGACCCCGCTCGTGCCCGTGCTGCGGCTGCTGTACGAGCAGGGCATCGGCGCGGAGGTGGCGAGCCCCGGGGAGCTCGCCCTCGCCCGGGCGGCCGGGGTGCCGCCGGCCCGCACCGTGCTCGACTCCCCCGCCAAGACGCCCGCCGAACTGCGTGAGGCGCTGACGCTGGGGATCGCGGTCAACGCGGACAATCCGCAGGAGCTGGACCGTATCGACGGCCTGGTGCGGTCCGCGAACACCCGCTCCCCCCTCGGAATCCGGGTGAACCCGCAGATCGGCGGGGGTTCCATCGAGGCGCTGTCCACCGCCACGGCGACCTCCAAGTTCGGCGTTGCACTGCGGGACGAGGGCGCGCGGGAGTGGATCGTCGGGGCGTACGCCGACCGCCCGTGGCTGACCCGGCTGCACGCGCACACCGGGTCGCAGGGCATGCCGCTCTCGCTGATGGCGCGGGGCGTGGCGGAGACGTACGCGCTGGCCGAGGAGATCAACCGGCGGCTCGGGCGGCGGCAGGTCGACACGATCGACATCGGCGGCGGGCTGCCGGTGAACTTCGGCTCGGAGGCGACGGGCCCGACGTACGCCCAGTACGCGCGGCTGCTCGCCGAGTCGGTGCCCGGGCTCTTCGACGGGCGGTACGGGCTGGTCACCGAGTTCGGGCGGTCGCTGCTCGCCAAGCACGGGACGGTGCTCGCACGGGTCGAGTACACGAAGTCCGCCGGGGGCCGGGCGGTCGCGGTCACGCACGCGGGCGTGCAGGTGGCGGCCCGCACGGTGTACGCGCCCGCGTCCTGGCCGCTGCGGATCGCCGCGTACGACGCGAAAGGCCGGCCCAAGGCGGGACCGGACGTCGTCCAGGACATCGCGGGCCCCGCCTGCTTCGCGGGCGACCTGCTCGCCGAGGGGCGCGCACTGCCCCTGCTCGAACCGGGCGACTACGCGGCGGCGCTGGACACGGGCGCGTACTACTTCGCCCACCACTACGCGTACAACTCCCTCGCCCGGCCGGGCATTTACGGCTTCGCACCGGACGGGGAGGGCGGGGTGCGCTTCGCGGTCGCACGGGAGCCGCAGACCCTCGACGAGATCGTCGCGGAGTCGGGCGGGGCACAGCCGTCGGCACTGACGGGCCTTTAG
- the hutU gene encoding urocanate hydratase, translating to MSGPRPVRAPRGTELSALGWQQEAALRMLQNNLDPEVAEHPDKLVVYGGTGKAARDWRSFDAMVRTLRTLKQDETMLVQSGRPVGVMQTHEWAPRVLIANSNLVGDWANWEEFRRLEALGLTMYGQMTAGSWIYIGTQGILQGTYETFSAVAAKKFNGTLAGTITLTAGLGGMGGAQPLAVTMNDGVAICIDVDPRAIERRIEHRYLDVKADNLRHALELAVEARDARKPLSIGLLGNAAELLPQMLAEGAPIDIVTDQTSAHDPLAYLPVGIDFDDMADAAAKDPAGFTTRARESMAKHVEAMVGFMDAGAEVFDYGNSIRGEAQLAGYERAFAFPGFVPAYIRPLFSEGKGPFRWAALSGEASDIHKTDKAILDLFPENESLHRWIKMAGERVHFQGLPARICWLGYGERDKAGERFNDMVASGELAAPLAIGRDHLDSGSVASPYRETEAMLDGSDAIADWPLLNAMVNVASGASWVSIHHGGGVGMGRSIHAGQVSVADGTKLAGEKLRRVLTNDPGMGVIRHVDAGYDIAKSVADERGVRVPMREGGEA from the coding sequence ATGTCAGGACCCCGCCCCGTACGAGCGCCGCGCGGTACGGAACTGAGCGCCCTGGGATGGCAGCAGGAAGCCGCCCTGCGGATGCTGCAGAACAACCTCGACCCCGAGGTCGCCGAGCACCCCGACAAGCTCGTCGTCTACGGCGGCACCGGCAAGGCCGCCCGCGACTGGCGCTCCTTCGACGCCATGGTCCGCACGCTGCGCACCCTGAAGCAGGACGAGACGATGCTCGTCCAGTCCGGCCGCCCCGTCGGCGTCATGCAGACCCACGAGTGGGCCCCGCGCGTCCTCATCGCCAACTCCAACCTCGTCGGCGACTGGGCGAACTGGGAGGAGTTCCGCCGCCTGGAGGCCCTCGGCCTCACCATGTACGGCCAGATGACCGCCGGTTCCTGGATCTACATCGGCACGCAGGGCATCCTCCAGGGCACCTACGAGACCTTCTCCGCCGTCGCCGCCAAGAAGTTCAACGGCACGCTCGCGGGCACCATCACCCTGACCGCCGGTCTCGGCGGCATGGGCGGCGCCCAGCCGCTCGCCGTGACGATGAACGACGGCGTCGCGATCTGTATCGACGTCGACCCGCGCGCCATCGAGCGCCGCATCGAGCACCGCTACCTCGACGTCAAGGCCGACAACCTGCGGCACGCGCTGGAGCTGGCCGTCGAGGCACGCGACGCCCGCAAGCCGCTCTCCATCGGCCTGCTCGGCAACGCGGCCGAGCTGCTCCCGCAGATGCTGGCCGAGGGCGCCCCCATCGACATCGTGACCGACCAGACCTCGGCCCACGACCCGCTGGCCTACCTCCCCGTCGGCATCGACTTCGACGACATGGCCGACGCTGCCGCCAAGGACCCGGCGGGCTTCACCACCCGCGCCCGTGAGTCCATGGCCAAGCACGTCGAGGCGATGGTCGGCTTCATGGACGCCGGCGCCGAGGTCTTCGACTACGGCAACTCGATCCGCGGCGAGGCCCAACTCGCCGGATACGAGCGGGCGTTCGCCTTCCCCGGCTTCGTCCCCGCCTACATCCGCCCCCTCTTCTCCGAGGGAAAGGGCCCCTTCCGCTGGGCCGCCCTGTCCGGCGAGGCCTCCGACATCCACAAGACCGACAAGGCGATCCTCGACCTCTTCCCGGAGAACGAGTCCCTGCACCGCTGGATCAAGATGGCGGGGGAAAGGGTCCACTTCCAGGGCCTGCCCGCCCGTATCTGCTGGCTCGGCTACGGCGAGCGCGACAAGGCCGGCGAGCGCTTCAACGACATGGTGGCGTCCGGCGAACTGGCCGCCCCCCTCGCCATCGGCCGCGACCACCTCGACTCCGGCTCCGTCGCCTCGCCCTACCGTGAGACCGAGGCCATGCTCGACGGCTCCGACGCGATCGCCGACTGGCCCCTCCTGAACGCCATGGTGAACGTCGCCTCCGGCGCCTCCTGGGTCTCCATCCACCACGGCGGCGGCGTCGGCATGGGCCGCTCCATCCACGCCGGCCAGGTCTCCGTCGCCGACGGCACCAAGCTCGCCGGCGAGAAGCTGCGCCGCGTGCTCACCAACGACCCCGGCATGGGTGTCATCCGGCACGTTGACGCCGGGTACGACATCGCGAAGTCGGTCGCCGACGAGCGCGGCGTGCGCGTGCCGATGCGCGAGGGTGGCGAGGCGTGA
- a CDS encoding allantoate amidohydrolase, producing the protein MWRELLPIGRHSDSGGYRRFAWTAADAECRAWFRAQAESRGLTYELDRNGNQWAWLGDPAEGDAVVTGSHLDSVPDGGAFDGPLGVVSSFAALDELRTRQVEFTRPLAIVNFGDEEGARFGLACVGSRLAAGQLTVEQAHRLTDGDGVTLPRAMERAGYDPDTIGPDPERLGRIGAFVELHVEQGRALDLSGDQVGIASAIWPHGRWRFDFRGEANHAGTTRLVDRRDPMLSYAETVLAARREAQLAGAVATFGKISVEPNGVNAIPSLVRGWLDSRAADQTALDTVVTGVEKAAREYAEAHGVELDVVRESFTPVVEFEHALRDELARILGKDQHAGLTVPVLGTGAGHDAGILSGTVPTAMLFVRNPTGVSHSPAEYAAEDDCVAGVTALADVLEGLACR; encoded by the coding sequence ATGTGGCGCGAGCTGCTCCCCATCGGCAGGCACTCCGACTCCGGTGGCTACCGCCGCTTCGCCTGGACGGCTGCCGACGCCGAATGCCGGGCATGGTTCCGGGCGCAGGCGGAGTCCCGCGGGCTGACCTACGAACTGGACCGCAACGGGAACCAGTGGGCCTGGCTCGGGGATCCCGCCGAAGGGGACGCCGTCGTCACGGGGTCGCATCTGGACTCCGTGCCGGACGGCGGGGCGTTCGACGGGCCCCTCGGGGTCGTGTCGTCCTTCGCCGCGCTGGACGAACTGCGCACCCGGCAGGTGGAGTTCACCCGGCCCCTCGCCATCGTGAACTTCGGTGACGAGGAGGGCGCCCGGTTCGGGCTGGCCTGCGTCGGGTCGCGGCTCGCCGCCGGACAGCTCACCGTCGAACAGGCGCACCGGCTCACGGACGGCGACGGCGTCACGCTGCCGCGGGCCATGGAGCGCGCCGGGTACGACCCCGACACCATCGGCCCGGACCCCGAGCGGCTCGGCCGGATCGGGGCCTTCGTGGAGCTGCACGTCGAGCAGGGGCGCGCCCTCGACCTGAGCGGCGACCAGGTCGGCATCGCGAGCGCCATCTGGCCGCACGGCCGCTGGCGGTTCGACTTCCGGGGCGAGGCCAACCACGCGGGCACCACCCGGCTCGTGGACCGCCGCGACCCGATGCTGTCGTACGCGGAGACGGTGCTGGCCGCCCGCCGCGAGGCCCAACTCGCGGGCGCCGTGGCCACCTTCGGCAAGATCTCCGTCGAGCCGAACGGCGTGAACGCCATCCCCTCCCTCGTCCGCGGCTGGCTCGACTCCCGCGCCGCCGACCAGACGGCCCTCGACACGGTCGTCACCGGCGTCGAGAAGGCGGCCCGCGAGTACGCGGAGGCGCACGGCGTCGAACTCGACGTCGTCCGCGAGTCGTTCACCCCCGTCGTGGAGTTCGAGCACGCCCTGCGCGACGAGCTCGCCCGCATCCTGGGCAAGGACCAGCACGCGGGACTCACGGTCCCCGTTCTGGGCACGGGTGCCGGACACGACGCCGGAATCCTCTCCGGCACCGTCCCGACCGCCATGCTGTTCGTACGCAACCCCACGGGTGTCTCGCACTCCCCGGCCGAGTACGCCGCCGAGGACGACTGCGTGGCCGGGGTGACCGCACTCGCCGACGTACTCGAAGGGCTGGCCTGCAGGTGA